A window of Deltaproteobacteria bacterium genomic DNA:
TTTAAATATATTTATATACATCTCATCCGATAAGAAAAGGTTTATAAATCCCGGCTTTACTACCTCCACCTTGCTGAACATACTGTCCTTTCTCAACTTCCGAGCAATTACCTCTCCTATCTCTAACGGTGGTTGGTGCGCCTGTTTGGAGAGAACCATAGCTATATTGGTAGCGAGGTCGCCAAATTCTCTTTGTTTGCTATATTCTACGTTAAATTCTACATCTCCCCACTCTTTGGATGCCTCTTTAATTACATGGTATAGCTTTTTTTTCACTTAGTATCCTTTTTCTCCAGCTTTTCTGCTTCAACTTCCTCATTTTTAGGATTGTTATCCTCTTTTTTTACATCTTCTTCGTTGATTTCCTTCATTGATTTTTTAAAACTCTTTATTCCCTTGCCCAATCCTGATCCTATCTCCGGTAATTTCTTTGCCCCAAAGATTATTATGACTATGATCAGTATAGGGATGAGTTCTTGCCAACTGGGCATAAACATAACAACACCTCCGCTTTTTAAAGCCATTCTAATCCCACCTTCATT
This region includes:
- the tatA gene encoding twin-arginine translocase TatA/TatE family subunit: MFMPSWQELIPILIIVIIIFGAKKLPEIGSGLGKGIKSFKKSMKEINEEDVKKEDNNPKNEEVEAEKLEKKDTK